The sequence below is a genomic window from Synechococcus sp. PCC 7335.
CTTTTCGCCTGAGCTTCATGGAATATGGATACGATGTAACACAGGCACCTGAATGGGTAGGTCTAAAGAACTTTCAGAGACTGTTCCAAGATAGGGTGTTCTGGCAGACGCTACGAAATACAGTACTGTACTTAGTTTGCGTAGTGCCCATATTGGCGATCGCACCCCTGCTCCTTGCTATTCTAGTTAACCAAAAGCTTAAGGGCATTCGCTGGTTCAGGGTGGCCTACTACACGCCTGTTGTGGTCTCAATGGTGGTTGCAGGTATTGCCTGGAAATGGCTGTATGCAGAAACTGGCCTACTCAACCAGGTTTTTTCTAGCATTAGTGGCAAAGCGATTAGCATTCCCTGGCTAACCAGTCCAAACTGGGTGCTATTTAGCGTGATGGCAGTCACGGTGTGGAAAGGGCTGGGCTACTATATGGTGATCTATCTAGCGGGATTGCAGGGACTGCCTGCCGATCTGTATGAGGCAGCAGCAATCGATGGCTCCGATGGCTGGCGTCGGCACTGGGATATCACGCTGCCGTTGATGAGACCATATATATTTTTGGTTGGAGTGATCAGTGCGATCGCCGCTACCAAAGTATTCGAGGAAGTCTTTATCATGACGCAAGGCGGTCCTCGCAGTGCCTCCAAGACCGTTGTTTACTACGTCTATGAATCAGCCTTCAAAGATCTAGACATGAGCTATGCCTGCACTATCGGGCTCGTTCTTTTCCTAATTATTCTGGCACTATCCTTCGTCCGATTAGCACTATCAAATCCAGCCGATGCAAGCACACAGCTTTAGACGCACGGTTTTAGACAGAGATCAGTCAAAGTACTTGCAGTTGAGCCATTATCCCCAGCTTGGTTCTCGTTAGACCATTCTCATGAGTCCCTGCTGCCCAACTAAGATCTCTCTTAAAAAGCTGACGATACCCACCCAGATAATTGGCGAAATATCTACACCACCAATCGGGGGAACTAGCTTGCGTACCGGAATTAAGAAAGGCTCAGTAGGCCAGGCGACCAAAGCCCACGGTAGCTTGTTCAGCTCAACTTCGGGATACCAAGTGAGAATGATACGAAAGAGAAATAGCAGGGTGTAGAGGCCAAGTAGTAGGCTAATTGCCAATATTACAGAGCCTGTAGAGAAAACATTTGACATAAGAGAAAAAGCAAGGAAAAGATGAATTTCTATCTACTAGCTTAGTGCTTCATCACAGGTTAGTGGAAACTTTGCAGCTCACACTTTGCCCGTAATTTACCAGTGATTGGAACTAACAATTACTAGCGGCTTTTGCTTTTCAAGGATGGCAATTGCCGATATTATTAAGACTAATAAACAAATACTTTTGCTGCTCCTTGTGCTCAAGCCAAGGCATATTTCTATGACTCCCTCTTTGACCAACTTTATGCTCAGCTTGTTAGCAGGTCTGCTGATTGTTGTAGTGCCTGCAACTATTGCACTGATCTTTATCAGCCAGCGTGACCAAATCAGACGTGGCTAAGTTGAGCATAGCAATCAAGTCGCTAAAGCAATCAAGCCGCTTAAATGCTAGTGTCTATAGCTGCTATACGGAGTGCTGTGTGCAGTATCTTGGCTTGACAGCGTCTTTGTCTGCATCAGAATCTTTGTCTGCACTTTGTCTGCATAAGATTGACGCTACAAAGGTCGCCTAACATAGCTGTTGAGTGACTAGCAAGCCTGCTGAACAATACAAGACTAAGCAGACAAAGAGGAAATCATAACTGGGAGAACATGACTGGGTTCTCCCAGTTTTTGCGTATTTTGATTATGATCAGTAATTAGGTAGGCAGTAGCTTTGCGCTAATGTGACTTTGACTTTATAGAGGCTAAATAGGGCTTGATAAAATCACAAGTTAGAATAGATGACTGACATTGACCGTCTTCATGCTATTTGTAAGGGTCAATACCTGTTTGATGAGTAGGTTTTGCACGAGTAATAAGAGGATTCAGCTGTGAATTTTGGAACACCTGTTCCGCTATTAATAGGCATCATTCTGATTCTAGGTGCGCTAGCGCTGTTTTTCTTAGAGAAGTTCAGACCTGGCTATGAGCGCGATTCGGATAAGGTATATGCCGTTCTGCTATTGATTTCTGGCCTCTTTTTACTGGCTCATTTAGATATGGAGCTGCTAGCCTCTTTTCAACAACTGTTGATGGCGGGCATGCTCACGACGCTTTTAATCGAAAGTATTCGTAGCCGATTGCCAAAATCTGACCCACTGCGTCCGCCGATTGAGCCCATGGTTGATAGGCGTCCTCCTAGAAACTATGACAGGCCACCCGTGCGCCGAGGCTACCGAGCTGAGCTAGATGATAGGCCAGCATTTCGTGATCGCCCACCGGCTGATCTTCCGACTGTTCGTGCGACTACGCCTAGAATGAACCCAGCTCAAACAGCATACTGGCAAGATGACTACCCTAGCTACACCGACAATCGTACCCCTCGTCCACCCTACGAAGAATATAGAGGGCCTGCCGGTCGATTGCAGCCTAGCCCACCTATCAACAACGGCAGACCCAACAATAGACCCGACGACCGATTCGACCGTCCTCCCAACAATCAATACACAGACAACGCTCAATACGGACAGCGTCCACCTGCGTCTCGTCCGCCTGCTCCGATCTCACCACGCCCCGACGAAGCACCTGAGCGTTCTCCTCAGTATCCACAAGAAAGACAGCCTAATCCTTACCAGCAGCGATCTTCCGAGAACAGAGCTGAGAATATAGCCGAGAGCCAATCCGGGAACAAAGCTGGCCGTCAGTCCACCGAAAGGTTGGATAGTCAACCCAATAGAGCCTCCAACAGTACACCTCGACCATCCACCGGTCAGAATACTAACAGCGAGCGGATGCTCAACATTCGCCCCTACAGTGAGGCACCAAAGTTGGATGATGACTATCGTTCTGGTAATCCATCAGAGGAAACGCCATCAGGATATTAAGCGGCATATTTGACTGAGCTGGACGCCTATTGAAATTAGCTAGTAACAGTAAGCTTGCAGAACGGTCCCTTCAAACTGCCCTCCAATTTGGCAGTGATATTGGAAGGCAGACTCATGCCCGCTGTACTACTAGGCTGTGCTACTAGCAAGCACAGCCCTAGAGGCAGGGCGCCAGTCTACCGGGCGTAAGTGCGAATATTGTCAGGTAGCGATTGAGTATTTGATAGGCAAGGGTCTGGAATGGGCGCTTGTGGAGTGAGTGCTAATGGTAATACACCTGCCCAAACAGGTAGTGCGTAGTCGGCTTTAGCATCAACCGGTGGCCCAGTACGAACCTTAGCAGAAGCTTCAATGATTGGCAGGCTAAGCACGCAAGTCTCAGCAAGCTCCTTTGAATTAGGCGATCGCACCTGATCCCATCTCCCTTCGATAATATGCTCTGTAAACGCCTTTAGCGCCGTCATCTTCTCCGTCTCTTCAACCACTGTCTCTGCTTTACCGAACAGTACAACCGAGCGGTAGTTCATTGAGTGATGGTAGGCAGAACGCGCTAAGACCAGACCGTCTAGCAGTGTCACCGTAAAACAGACATCAATCCCTGTCTGTAGCGTTCTGATTAAGCGACTAGCACTCGCTCCATGAATATAGACACGCTTACCAACGCGGCCATAGGCAGTTGGAATTACGAAAGGCTGACTGTCGACAACAAACCCGACCTGACAGACTAGCCCTTCGTCTAAAATATCTGTGATCGTTTTAAAGTCATAATGCCCGCGTTTGGGCACACGTTTGACTTGAGTTTTGGGCGTTTTGGTTATTTGTGATTTCATCGTGGTCTAGCCAAATAGTGAACCATAGCGTTTGCTACTTAGCTCTATATGATCGCGATAGGTAGAACCGTTGATGCATAGAGAGCTAAATATTTAGCAATTGCTAAATACACTTGGCAATTGCTGTACTGCTAAGTTAGTCGTTAGATTGGCTACTTCCAAGAGCCAATTCCTACTTGGTTAACCAGTCCAATTTGTCTGGAGTATGACTGGAGTATGAATAGTTTCTTCGATTGGGATCTAGTAATAGATCTCAGGCCAGACGCCGAGGTAGCGCTACATCGGCAGATCTACGATCAAATTCGGCAGGCAATCTTGACAGGAAGGGTGCGATCGCACCAAAAGCTTCCAGCTAGTCGTCAGCTGGCTGAGCACCTAGGCGTCTCACGTACCACCGTTACTATGAGCTATGACCAGCTCATTAGCGAAGGCTATCTACACCCCAAGCCAGGTGCAGGAACGTTTGTGTGCGCCCAGGTGCCTGATTCATTTCTCAATACGACCCTTAGTGCCCCTCCAGCGACTCTAGCAACTGCAACACCAACCATCAGTTACCAAGTAGTACAGTCACAACCCGCTACAGTGGAGCACTCACCGCTCATTGGGCTACTTTCGACCTATGGTAATCGCCTGTGCCAGCTATTAGAGCCCGCCGCAGAGCCTGATGAGGTTCTTAGCTTTCGTTACTGGCAGCCCGATGTCTCACTCTTTCCGACAGAACAATGGCAACGGTGCATCAACTATCATCGCACTAGGAATACAGCCTGGATGGGCTACAGTTCCGACAAACTAGGCTACGAGCCACTACGCGTCGAGATTGCCAACTACATCGCTCAGACTAGAGCTGTCCACTGTCACCCAGATCAAATACTCATCACTCAGGGCACCCAACAGGCACTGAGCTTGATTGCCAGAGTAATGTTGAATACTGACGATGTGATCGCCCTAGAAAATCCTGGCTATCTTAGCGCTAGAAAGGTCTTTAGCAGTCATGGTGCCACCCTTATTCCTGTTCCTGTAGACAACGACGGCCTGAAGATCTACGAACAGGATGGCTTAGCTTCCCATTCGGCATTCTCGCGAATCAAGCTCGTCTACGTCACACCATCCCACCAGTTCCCGACTGGCGTTCTGATGGCGCTATCCCGTCGACTAGCGCTGCTGCAGTGGGCACAACAAACCAATGCTCTAATCATTGAAGACGACTACGATAGCGAGTTTCGCTATGGTGGTAGGCCCATTCCTGCGTTGCAAGGGCTCGACACATACCAGCGAGTCCTCTACATCGGCACTTTCTCAAAGGTGATGTTTCCAGGCATACAGCTTGGCTATATCGTGCTTCCGCCTGCACTTATTGCTGTATTTGCTCAAGCTAAATGGATATGCGATCGCCAAACCTCCCTAATTCACCAAGCTGCTCTTGCCGACTTCATCGCCCAAGGACATCTTGCCAGACACATCCGCCGGATGAGAATCGTATACGCTCAGCGCCGCGAAGTCCTGATCACTGCGCTAGAAGAAGCGACACAGTCAAATAGTTCATCCACAGTATCTAGATCGCTTGAAGTATTAGGAGACCCTGCTGGGCTTCACCTCATGGCAAGACTGACTAAAGTTGAACCGTTCAACCACCAACAGTCCGATCAACAGCTAGTTTCACAGGCAAGCAGACAGGGTGTAGCTCTCTTCAGCACTCGGCCGTATTATCTATCCCCACAGAAGCCCTCGTCTGCTGCATCAAACGGGGAGTTCATCTTTGGCTTCGGAGGACTCCAGCCAACACAAATCGTAGAAGCTATCAACAGAATTCAGCCATATCTCTAACGCTGCCTAATTTTTTCGATTTCACTGTAATTTACTGCTAGTTTGCATAGCTCGAACAGGAATGACTCACAACCTATGCTCTAGCCCCTACTGTATAGCAAAGTAAAGATAGCTCACTTTATCTTAGTAGGCGTTCCCCGTCTGGGTGAGCATCCCCTTAGCGCTGTCAAAGGGGTTTAGCCGATGAGCATGTCCTCAGCAACTTTGCGAAAGCTATAGTAGCGATCGCGCTCGCTCAGCTTCTATCGCACTAGAAAAATAATTGCCCTGAACATAGCCGCAGCAGGTCTTCTGCAAAAACTGCCATTGGTCTAATCGTTCTATACCTTCAACCACCACGCAAATACCCAACGATGATGCCAACGTCAAGATAGAAGTCACAATTAACTCATCTTGCCGACTCGAAGCAACGGCTAGCTGCTTATACTCGCGTGAGCCATCCTCGGTAGACTGACCCAAACGGGAAACAAAGGAACGATCTATTTTCAGCACATCTACCGGAAACTGCTGTAGGTATGTCAAAGAAGAGTAACCCGTACCAAAGTCATCAAGGCTAATGCCTATCCCCATACTTCTTAGCTGTAGTAACGTTCTGATAGCTCGACTAAGATCAGCAACGACCACACTCTCGGTGACTTCCACATTTAGCTGCCTCGGGTCAACCGGATAGTAGGCTAGCAGCTCATGGATGTATTCTACCAAGTCGGATCGGCACAGGTGACTACCCGATATGTTGACGCTAACAGACGGTAGTAGCCCTTCCGCCTGCCATTTCACTAACTGCTCACAGACCTTTTTAAGCACCCAACGGTCTATCTTGAAGGTCAACCCTAACCCTTCTGCTACTGGCAAGAAATCGTCTGGCCTCATCAGCCCGCGTACAGGATGCTGCCACCGCACTAGCGCTTCAAACCCAACTGTTCGTCCTGTTTTGATATCGACGATCGCCTGATAACGCACCCGTAGTTGCTGCTGTTCAATCGCTGCCGACATCGACTGCTGCAATCCAACTTTATTGGCGATCGCAGCCTTCATCTCTGGGCAAAACACCGCATACTGAGTGTCTCCGCCAAGTGGAGTACCCTCTGTCATTGCAATATTCGCCTGCAACAACAACTCGCTACAGTCAAAGACACTCCGGTCAAATGCTTGCCTCTGTTCGCGGCTACTAGTCCGCATCGCTTCGGCAAAGGCTATACCCAGTCTTCCCTGGACGTGCACCAATTGCGACTGAACCCGAAATGTCTGATGAATAGACGCCAAGATCTGATCTGCTATCTGACGACTACGGGCCTCGTCGCCGGGACTAAGCAAAAGAGAAAATTCGTTGTCTCCGGTTCTTGCTAACACGTCCCGTGATCCCAGATAAGTCTGTATCCGCTGACCCACTTGTCTTAGCAGCTCATCAGCAACCCTAAAACCAAAAGCATCGCTGACCGTCTTAAAGTGGTCGATGCCAATAGAAAGCAAGGCTACACTGACCTCAGGCCGCACATCTAGAAGCCGATTGCCCGCCGAAAGTAGCGCTGTGCGATTGGTTAGCCCAGTCAACGCATCAATTGACAAAATAGACTTGATGCATCGCTCCTTGCCTTTTAGTAAAGAAGTCAGTCGACGGATACGCAGACACAATAGGGCCAGCATCACGCTTAAACAGCATGTCAACAGACCCAAACCAACAGCTGGATAGCTAAGTACTAAAGTGTTTACTTGCCACATCTGAGCAGAAGGATGGTGGACGTTCACACCACCTCCTTGAACCGACTCAGATAAACCTGACCCCTCCGAACAGGCCCAAGCATAGAAGGAAAGAAGATCGTAGGTAAAGAAGCGCACTCGATAGCTAACTAGCTGGTAGGTACTAGAAGACAATGACACAGCAAGTGTGAAAAACAGGCAGTGATTGAAAAAACTGCTTAAAACGAGTAGAGTCCCCCTATCAAGGCAGGGTACACCAAACAGGGCACCGCTATGAAACCCCTATTGGAATGAGAAGTCTTACCTATCGAGAACCAAGTGCTTAGGCAGCATCTTGGCCAGAATGTAAACCTAATTTCTCGTCAAAGCCTACTGTCATTCAACCTACTTTTCTATGGGCAAGAAAGGTAACTACCAAGAGCGTGACGACTATGAAGGCCCTATCTCTAAAGATTAACCAACGGTAGACTTCACATAGCTAAAACCTTGTAGCCTTCAGCCAGCTTGAGACGTAGGTTTGTCCGCTAGCCACGCATATTATCACGTAGATAGTTGCAACAAACTGTGAGGCGTTGTTAAAGATCGTAGAAAGAAACTTCTTAAAGACTATAGGCGTCGCTAGCGACGCCCTTTCTCTTAAGTTCAAACCCTAGGCTATTGAGTCTAATCAACAGGGCATACCCGCCGTCTGGCCACAGAGCACGATATCCTGATAAAGAAGCTGATTTTCTGCGCTAATTCTCTGCGCTGCTCTATATCTATCATTATGCAGATATATCTGGACTACAGTGCGACTACGCCCCTAAGACAAGAGGCGATCGCAGCGATGCAAACCGCCATAGCTCAGCACTGGGGGAATGCGTCTAGTCTTCATCAGTGGGGTAACCGAGCGGCTACCGTTCTAGAGAAAGCCAGGATCCAAGTTGCCTCTTTAATCAATGCGCCCGGCACAGAAAACCTAGCATTTACAGCGGGTGGTACCGAAGCCGACAATCTCGCTATCTTTGGGATAACCCGTCAATATGACAAACCACAGCACATCATTGTTTCAGCAGTTGAGCATTCGGCAATTGCCGCGCCCGCTCGGCAGCTCGAAGCAAGCGGCTGGCAAGTCACCTGGTTAGCAGTTGATCAACAAGGTGCTGTAAGCCCTAATGACTTGAGATCTGCAATCAAAGAGAACACTGTTCTAGTCTCGATCATCTACGGACAGAGCGAAATTGGCACCCTTCAGCCGATTGCCGAGCTCGGTGCGATCGCGCAAGCTAGCGGCATTCCTTTCCACACCGATGCTGTCCAGGTTGCCGGACGCCTACCGATCGATGTCCAGCAGCTGCCGGTTGATTTACTCTCTCTTTCCAGCCACAAAATCTATGGGCCTCAAGGGGCAGGGGCACTTTATGTGAAACCTGGAACCTCGCTCTCACCAATATTGTTTGGCGGCGGTCAAGAGAATGGACTGCGGTCAGGCACACAGGCTATTCCTAATATTGCTGGCTTTGGGGTAGCCGCTGAGCTAGCGGCGACTGAAATGTCAACAGAGACTTTGCGATTGATTTATCTACGTGATCGCTTTTTTGCTCACATGGCTAGCGTTCCAGAACTCGTTCTCACAGGCGATCGACGCCACCGTCTACCGCATCACATCAGCTTCTGCCTACCCCGTAGCAAAATTACTGGCAAAGCGCTCGTTCGGCAGATGAACCTAGCAGGCATTGGTATCAGCGCCGGTTCGGCATGCCATAGTGGTCAGCTCAGTCCCAGCCCGATCCTAAAGGCTATTGGATATGGCGATCACGCTGCTAAAACCGGTATCCGTATTACGCTAGGCCGCCACACAACAGAAGCTGACATAGACTGGAGTGCTATGGCACTTAGGCAGATAATAGCCAGATCAGTAGCACCAGAAGCTAGGAACCAAGCAAAAGAGACAGCCCCTACCGTGCCCCTTGCCCCGCTTTCCTAGCCTCTAATATCTCTAGCAACATCGACATCCCTAATAGCCAGACTTAGACGATTCACATCTTCTTAATAGCTAAACGCAACCTGTTCAACTGCTCGCTCGATTCACCCATTCTTCTATGTCCATACCTACCACCATTCCAGAGGCCACTAAACAGGCGGAGATAGCCACTCAAGCTGCCCTAGACGCCGGCATCTCTCTTCTTCAGATCGAAATGGCCATCCCGGAACTTAAGCACCAGCCAATTGCCCAGCAGTTTGTAGAACTCTTTAACGACCGACAGTTCAAAGTCCTTTTTCCAGATGCAGGCGCGGCAGCCCTCGCTAGAAGAGATTGGAACAATCCAGATTTTGTCATTCGAGGTCTAGGTGAATTGGCTCAGACCGTAGATCCTGAAGACGATCTCTATCTAATCGTCAATCCGTCAGCGGTTGAGGTCGATAAGGTAGAGGCGCTCTGTAATGAAGCGCTTGATCAGCCAGTGGTGTTACTTAATCCCCAATTAGAGGATGTGGCTGTTGTAGGTATCGGATATGCGGCTAGACAGCTACGCGATCGCTTTCTTAGCCAGATCGAAACCTGCTACTACGTTCGTCCAATTGATCAAGGCGTTGTCTACCGAGCATATCCTGGACCGTGGCAAATTTGGCGGGAAATCGGGCCTGACGAATACGAGCATGTACAAGATCTTTCGAATCGCCCCTCCAGTGAAGATATCGAGCGCATCCTGTACGATACCGCGCAGCCGGTTTCTGAAGAAGTCTCTAGTAAATCTCGAACCCAGAGTAATAGTCAGAGTAATAGCAGGAAGAAGAAAGGACTTTTTGCAGAACTTCAGCAGTTTTTGAAGGCCTTAAGTCAGTAGGCTAAACGAGCTTTTCGCCTTGTTCATACTCTCCATGTCTAATCATCTATTTATGACTATATCTTCACTGACCTTTCTCTACTGGTTTCTGGTGGCGCTGATGGGAGTTGGCATTGTAGGAGCCTTCGTTCCTGTGCTGCCGGGTACGAGTCTGATTGTAGGTGCTGTTTTGGTTTGGACTTTGGTCAGTCCAGCGGCAAGTAGTTTGCCCTTAATTGTTGCACTTATCGCGTTTATCTTGAGCTTAGGTGTTGGCTATTTAGCTACCTACATCGGCACTAAAAAAGTAGGCGCTAGCTCATGGGGACAAACAGGCTCAATCGTCGGTCTAGCTGTCGGCTTTCTTGGGTTATTACCTGCTCTACCAGTAGGAGGTCCACTACTAGGAATCATAGTCGGCTCAATGTTAGGTGCTTTTTTAGGCGAATTTCTCTTTCGCAAAGAGCTAGATACAAAAGAGCGGATTAAGCTTTCGTGCAAAGTTAGCTTAGCAGTCGTCGTTAGTTCTGTAGTCGGTACACTGCTTGAAGGACTGTTGGCATTTACAGCCGTCATAGTCTTTTTATGGAAGACCTGGCCAACTATTGCTGCAACATAAAACCAAC
It includes:
- a CDS encoding carbohydrate ABC transporter permease translates to MRNKIALTPYLFLAPALIVLILMVFWPAVQAFRLSFMEYGYDVTQAPEWVGLKNFQRLFQDRVFWQTLRNTVLYLVCVVPILAIAPLLLAILVNQKLKGIRWFRVAYYTPVVVSMVVAGIAWKWLYAETGLLNQVFSSISGKAISIPWLTSPNWVLFSVMAVTVWKGLGYYMVIYLAGLQGLPADLYEAAAIDGSDGWRRHWDITLPLMRPYIFLVGVISAIAATKVFEEVFIMTQGGPRSASKTVVYYVYESAFKDLDMSYACTIGLVLFLIILALSFVRLALSNPADASTQL
- a CDS encoding YggT family protein: MSNVFSTGSVILAISLLLGLYTLLFLFRIILTWYPEVELNKLPWALVAWPTEPFLIPVRKLVPPIGGVDISPIIWVGIVSFLREILVGQQGLMRMV
- the psbX gene encoding photosystem II reaction center X protein, giving the protein MTPSLTNFMLSLLAGLLIVVVPATIALIFISQRDQIRRG
- a CDS encoding Ycf66 family protein codes for the protein MNFGTPVPLLIGIILILGALALFFLEKFRPGYERDSDKVYAVLLLISGLFLLAHLDMELLASFQQLLMAGMLTTLLIESIRSRLPKSDPLRPPIEPMVDRRPPRNYDRPPVRRGYRAELDDRPAFRDRPPADLPTVRATTPRMNPAQTAYWQDDYPSYTDNRTPRPPYEEYRGPAGRLQPSPPINNGRPNNRPDDRFDRPPNNQYTDNAQYGQRPPASRPPAPISPRPDEAPERSPQYPQERQPNPYQQRSSENRAENIAESQSGNKAGRQSTERLDSQPNRASNSTPRPSTGQNTNSERMLNIRPYSEAPKLDDDYRSGNPSEETPSGY
- a CDS encoding pyridoxamine 5'-phosphate oxidase family protein, encoding MKSQITKTPKTQVKRVPKRGHYDFKTITDILDEGLVCQVGFVVDSQPFVIPTAYGRVGKRVYIHGASASRLIRTLQTGIDVCFTVTLLDGLVLARSAYHHSMNYRSVVLFGKAETVVEETEKMTALKAFTEHIIEGRWDQVRSPNSKELAETCVLSLPIIEASAKVRTGPPVDAKADYALPVWAGVLPLALTPQAPIPDPCLSNTQSLPDNIRTYAR
- a CDS encoding PLP-dependent aminotransferase family protein; protein product: MNSFFDWDLVIDLRPDAEVALHRQIYDQIRQAILTGRVRSHQKLPASRQLAEHLGVSRTTVTMSYDQLISEGYLHPKPGAGTFVCAQVPDSFLNTTLSAPPATLATATPTISYQVVQSQPATVEHSPLIGLLSTYGNRLCQLLEPAAEPDEVLSFRYWQPDVSLFPTEQWQRCINYHRTRNTAWMGYSSDKLGYEPLRVEIANYIAQTRAVHCHPDQILITQGTQQALSLIARVMLNTDDVIALENPGYLSARKVFSSHGATLIPVPVDNDGLKIYEQDGLASHSAFSRIKLVYVTPSHQFPTGVLMALSRRLALLQWAQQTNALIIEDDYDSEFRYGGRPIPALQGLDTYQRVLYIGTFSKVMFPGIQLGYIVLPPALIAVFAQAKWICDRQTSLIHQAALADFIAQGHLARHIRRMRIVYAQRREVLITALEEATQSNSSSTVSRSLEVLGDPAGLHLMARLTKVEPFNHQQSDQQLVSQASRQGVALFSTRPYYLSPQKPSSAASNGEFIFGFGGLQPTQIVEAINRIQPYL
- a CDS encoding bifunctional diguanylate cyclase/phosphodiesterase, with product MSLSSSTYQLVSYRVRFFTYDLLSFYAWACSEGSGLSESVQGGGVNVHHPSAQMWQVNTLVLSYPAVGLGLLTCCLSVMLALLCLRIRRLTSLLKGKERCIKSILSIDALTGLTNRTALLSAGNRLLDVRPEVSVALLSIGIDHFKTVSDAFGFRVADELLRQVGQRIQTYLGSRDVLARTGDNEFSLLLSPGDEARSRQIADQILASIHQTFRVQSQLVHVQGRLGIAFAEAMRTSSREQRQAFDRSVFDCSELLLQANIAMTEGTPLGGDTQYAVFCPEMKAAIANKVGLQQSMSAAIEQQQLRVRYQAIVDIKTGRTVGFEALVRWQHPVRGLMRPDDFLPVAEGLGLTFKIDRWVLKKVCEQLVKWQAEGLLPSVSVNISGSHLCRSDLVEYIHELLAYYPVDPRQLNVEVTESVVVADLSRAIRTLLQLRSMGIGISLDDFGTGYSSLTYLQQFPVDVLKIDRSFVSRLGQSTEDGSREYKQLAVASSRQDELIVTSILTLASSLGICVVVEGIERLDQWQFLQKTCCGYVQGNYFSSAIEAERARSLL
- a CDS encoding cysteine desulfurase family protein, which translates into the protein MQIYLDYSATTPLRQEAIAAMQTAIAQHWGNASSLHQWGNRAATVLEKARIQVASLINAPGTENLAFTAGGTEADNLAIFGITRQYDKPQHIIVSAVEHSAIAAPARQLEASGWQVTWLAVDQQGAVSPNDLRSAIKENTVLVSIIYGQSEIGTLQPIAELGAIAQASGIPFHTDAVQVAGRLPIDVQQLPVDLLSLSSHKIYGPQGAGALYVKPGTSLSPILFGGGQENGLRSGTQAIPNIAGFGVAAELAATEMSTETLRLIYLRDRFFAHMASVPELVLTGDRRHRLPHHISFCLPRSKITGKALVRQMNLAGIGISAGSACHSGQLSPSPILKAIGYGDHAAKTGIRITLGRHTTEADIDWSAMALRQIIARSVAPEARNQAKETAPTVPLAPLS
- a CDS encoding DUF1995 family protein, whose translation is MSIPTTIPEATKQAEIATQAALDAGISLLQIEMAIPELKHQPIAQQFVELFNDRQFKVLFPDAGAAALARRDWNNPDFVIRGLGELAQTVDPEDDLYLIVNPSAVEVDKVEALCNEALDQPVVLLNPQLEDVAVVGIGYAARQLRDRFLSQIETCYYVRPIDQGVVYRAYPGPWQIWREIGPDEYEHVQDLSNRPSSEDIERILYDTAQPVSEEVSSKSRTQSNSQSNSRKKKGLFAELQQFLKALSQ
- a CDS encoding DUF456 domain-containing protein, whose translation is MTISSLTFLYWFLVALMGVGIVGAFVPVLPGTSLIVGAVLVWTLVSPAASSLPLIVALIAFILSLGVGYLATYIGTKKVGASSWGQTGSIVGLAVGFLGLLPALPVGGPLLGIIVGSMLGAFLGEFLFRKELDTKERIKLSCKVSLAVVVSSVVGTLLEGLLAFTAVIVFLWKTWPTIAAT